Genomic segment of Apium graveolens cultivar Ventura chromosome 7, ASM990537v1, whole genome shotgun sequence:
ACAGAGACTCATTCATTAGATTTGGAGTGTGGAGTGCCTTTCTTGTGATATATTACATATTCCTTGGTCTTCACGCTTCCTTTGACACTGTTAAGGAATATGAAAACAAAAATTATGCAGAGGGTAGTAAAGTATCTACTGCACCAAAATTTGCATCAGTTGCTGCTGATAACAAGAATGGTCATGCAAATCCCAGTGTCTAGAATTTATTTCTACATTATATAAAAGTGTGCAGGAACTGTTTAATTGAACTTTGTAATCTTAAATTGTTAGCAGGAACTGTTGCAAAACCATACTTAATCCAAGATTCTTGCATCTCTATCAATTTGTCCGCCTTAAGATGTGATTGCATGATTTTCTAATGATTTGGTAGAAGAAACTAGCATTGCTTGATGTAATTCTAGTTTTGTGGCATTCAGATGCAGCTTTTCCGAAGATAATATAAAGAATGTGAGTGATATAAATAATGCTCTTACAAGCTCATAAGGACAAATGTCAACAAATTTGGGTGCTATAGTAGTTGTGTAAGTCATTAGTTTCTGTCTAGTAGGCTGCTTCAATTGGGCACATCAATGTAATTGCTTCGTGATGGTTCCCGGGGGATTGTAAAATACAAATACAGGGAGAAATATTCTTACTGCTAAAAAAATTGGCCAGGGTATTTTCTTAACACTTAAGGAGTTGCGGGACTGTGTTCTAAATCAAGCCTCATGTTTTTCTGTTGACCTTTCAAGGCCGGTGTATTCCTGTTGTTGGTAGAGGTAGACTATAGAAATAAAAATGGACAATACCATAACTTAGCTGGTATGAAATCTTACACATGTGAAAAACATACCAACGTTGCCCACCTACATCAAATTAAAACTAGTTTTCGGCTTGATTTCAAGCTCTGGAACTATATACATCCATAAGAAAAGAAGAGATTACACAGGAGAATTAATGGAAAGGAAACAAGTAAACTTAGGCAAGTAAAGCATGTGAAATAAACATGTGTTCACTCTCTAAAATAGTTCAGTGAAACAATGAAATCCAGGATCTGCCTAAAGAAGTTATCTGGATCAGCCTTGGGACCTTGGTCTTTACTTGAACCAATCTCTTAAAATTGCATACTCTAATAAGCAATGTACATTTATGCCAATAGTTAACAAATCTAAATATTAGCTTATCCTCAGCTAACTTTTTGCTCTTGAGGTCCTAGAGTGTCTCTCCAAGGGTGAGATTATATTAGGATAAAATAAATAAATGCAGAGTAGAAATAATAGTATAAAATAAGAAGGGTTTAAATATACAACGATATGAAGCATTAAATTCTATGACCAACTCACTCATCAATCTCAACAACCAACATATCTTGATCTCTGCCTGTTTCTTTTCTACCAACAATACTTTTATCAGCACCCTCCTCCTCCAACACCGCTTTTAAAAACCATTATTTGCTCATAAATTACACAGCTTCAAGGTAATGCCTACCTCCTGTTGTCTCTACATTCTTCCATACTGTATTATGTAACAGTTTTTGTATGAATGTTGTGTGCACACTTTTTTATGGACTAATAATTTTACCATGTGTTTTCTTTTTTTTGCAGTAAAACTTGGTTCAGTCTCAAAACAGCTTACTCACTGTAAGTGCGTCTGCATCCTCACTCTTTTTGCATAATAATTTTACCATGTGTTTTCTTTTTTTGCTTAAACTAGGTCTTGATAaaaaagaaatgatctttaatTACTATATTTCGTAGTTGCTGAAAACTTCACAGGTTTTATGGACTCACATACATACCTTGAATTTTCCAACCCTTTTAAATATTTCACTTAGAGTAGAAATCTGAAGTTGAAATATGACAAGTTTTATATGATTCTAGATTGTGTAGTTTCAGTTTGTAATAAGTATAAATTCTTTACTTGATTGTTGTTTGCTAGCTATATATGTGTTTGTTAGTACTGTAATTacttaatttatttatttgttaGGAGGACTATATATAATCACTTGATTAATTTGTTGGTACTATACTCacttgattaattatttattaggaAGGACTATATATCTGTACTCACTTTTTATCAAGTATTCATCACATGAACCGTGAACGAGTTTAGATCACTTCAAGAAAGTTCACTACTGTATCACCTTCTCACTGGgtatattattattcattttatttaCTATAGATTGATAGATGTATTATACCCAGAGGCGGATCTGGGGGGTCCAGGGGGTCCCTGGCCCCCCCTAAATTTCCAAATATATTCAGTGTAGTAGGCTCAATGAATGACTAGTTGTTGTAGGTTGGATGGTTTTAAGTAGTGTTATTTTTACCGGACACCAGGGTTCGAAACCCCTTCTTGTCTATATGCTTTTCTAGACTTCTGCATTCATTTGTTTTCCTTATTTTATGCTTTTCTAGACTTCTGCATTCATTTGTTTTCCTTATTTTTTTCCTCGGTCTTAATTTTTTCCTCCCCTTAGTCTTCTAATTTATATATGTTCGATATTCTAAGGATGATAGAGGTGATGCATAGAGACTATTTTTAGAATATTATCATTTTttattatgttttttttaattttcctgaAATTTAATTTTTCCTTAAAAATTTGGCACGAAAAATTTTCCGGACCCCCCTAAAAAACTTTTCTGCGTCCGCCCCTCATTATACCCGATAACTTAGCTTACTTCAAGTTGGAATCCGATAGAAAACCGAAGTAGAGAGATTATAGTTTAGAGATTATGATATCAGTAAACATACATGACTATAGCTTATATGTAAATATTGTCAGAGGGGCGGAATTTGGTTGAGGGTATGCTCAAACTGTAAACAATGCTCTGCATAAATTCACATCATATATGTAACCAAAGTCAGCAACTCATGTCTTTGTACATGTGATACGAAATATATAATGTAGACTTCATATGTGTATTCTTTTTGCCAGCTATATGTTGGTACATATCTATGACTAAATAACAATGTCTGTGTAGCCTACAGTTGAGCTGACATGATCACTTCTGGTTCGTCCAATATGCCGGGGACATCACTGTGCTTTTTTAAGATTATACTCAAGGATGTTGGCTCCCATACTGAACTTGTAAGAGTTTATCAAACCTTTTTATACTTGTACATCTGTAGCATATTTGTATTTGCATAATCTGTTCTCTCGTGTAAATGTTAGTGTAACACATTGTATATATGGATTTTTATTTCTTGCAGATGATTCCTGAAAAGGTTTTAAGGGTTTTAGGGGAGGACCTTAAGGATAGTGTATCTTTGAACGCTCCAAGTGGTTCACAGTGGCTAGTTAATTTAAAAAGACATGAAGGCAAGGTTTGGCTGCAAAATGGCTGGCCAGAATTTGCAAACTTCTATTCAATAGGATTTGGATATCTGTTAGTTTTTGAATACAAGGGAGATGCAAAATTTCAAGTACTTATATTTCACCCAAGTTCATTGGAGATAGATTATCCGTTAGCTGCTAGTGACAGACCATCTACAAGTGAGAATGAAAGAGTTATTGATTCCAGCAGTTCTGGTGATGTATTCAGGCCATATAATAGTACAGAAGCATCTACAAAACTGAGACAAGAGAAAGGTATGTCTCTTCAATGAGTTGGTGCTTTTTCATTATGTATACAATTAATAAGTAACATATACACTCGGCACAAGAGAAGGAAAAAACTAACATCTGCACATATTGGTTCAATCATTTGTGTCTGTTGACATTTTACAGCAAAAGATCAAGTGAACAAAGATAGAGCTCTTTCTTTGGAAAAATCTTTTAAATCGAAGAACCCTTTCTTCGTTCATCTTATGAAAGAATCACATATTGTAGGTGGAGGATGGCCTAATGTGGTAAGCTACAAAAATATACATATTTGAATTTCCAATTTAATAACTTCACTATAAGTAAATAGTATGCAAACTGTTTCGAAATTTACAAATTGCTTAGACACGTACTCAATTTTCTGTAAATTTAAGTTGTTGAATATTAAGTGCATTCAGTTCTGAAAAGTCCTGGTAattatcttcttcttttttcAGTATATACCAAAGAACTTCAAAGAAGCTCATAACAACTGGAAGGACAAGGACCAAGTTATACTACAAGTTGAAGGAGAATCTTGGGTGGTGTATTGTAATCTGAATCAACAATGCAACCAGTGTAGAATTAGTCGTGGATGGACTATATTTGCACGAGATAATTCACTCGGTGTAGGTGATGTTTGTCTCTTCGAGCTCATCAACCGCTCTAAAAAGTTGTTCCAGGTCTTCATATATCGAGCTGCAAAAGGTATACAAACTATTAGTTAATTACTCTCTCATACATTATACGTTATAGTGATTGTAAGATGTGCCTTCatttgtaatcatcaagtaccTGGTATTCTATCACTTTTTTGTTGTCTAAGTTTTACCATTTGTTTCTTCCCTTGTGGATCTTCTCGGTGAATCTGTTAATAGTTGTGCTGTTTTACCCGATTCACTTTTCAATGTTCATTTTCTTTTTTAGGTCCAGAATTTGAAAATTTGCCTAGGGTAAGAAGTAAAGCTGACAAAGCTAGAGTGCTTGAATCAGTTAATGCCTTCGAACCAGAACAACCCCACTTTAGTGTCGAAGTTAAAAATTCGTATTTGTATGGTGGATCCATAGTAAGCACTTCAACTGATCTAAGCTGGTTTTTGAATAGTAAATATGTTACTTCTCCTTAATTACCCAATAATTATTATGTACCTTTGCAGACTGTGCCAGTGCAATTTGTACACAAACACATAACTAAGGACAATTGCGATGTTATCCTGCAACTTCCGGATGGAAGAGTTTGGTCAGTTAAGTGCTACATCAAAGAGAAGTGCGCCAAATTCAGTGCGGGTTGGAAGAACTTTTCAAAAGAGAACAATTTGGCTGCAGGTGACTTTTGTGGTTTTGAGTTAGTTAACCAAAGGTTGTTGAAGGTTGTCATTTTTCGATTAAAATCATAAGAGAACCAAGAGAATGAATGGATCAACTGAAGCTTGGATGGTATAATGATCAATACCTGCTCTGTATACTTCCTGGTTATAGCTGGTAATCTGTTTCCCAAATATTCTCAGATATGTTATCATTACCATATGAGCAGATGCAAATATCTTCATAATCATCTGATCCTTTTGAACTTCCCTCAGCAACATTATGTATCAGTTCAACCCAGGATCTCAAATTCTTTCATTTAACTATCTTTAGCTTTGAAATTGTGAGCTATTTAATGTATTTCCCACTCAAGCTGCTTGACTGGTGTGTCTGGATAAGTTAGTTTATTTGTTTTTGTGATTGCTTCAATGTTAATATTTGGGCTTTTAGCCCACTGTGGCCAGTTCAGCAGTTCAGGTGATAGTAATAAGAAGTTGAAAGACAGTTCTGAGCTGAGGTTCATTTCAAGAGTTACTTTACTTAAAAGATATTCCCCGTTACATTTATAAGCGTCACCTGTGCCATTTTCCTATTGAAGGTGATACAAATATACATTTTTAAGAGTTAATACCACATAAAATTATGTTGACAAGAGCTCAAATTTCTTCTCTTATTTTACTAAAATTCAGCACCTACAAAGTATTAATCTCGGATAGAGCATTAGAACGGAAAGATCCATTCTAAAGACTGTGAGAATACAAGGGCTTAAAGATTCAATTCCATGGAATTCAAAATTAAAATCATATGGACTAGATTGAACTAGGATTGTAAGCAAAAAGGCAGGCATTGGGGGTCCTCTTTTGGCTTCTACACCGCCGGTGTGTTGTCAAGAAATAACTGCAGCACTTAGCCCTACTGTGGCCGATGAGAATACCATGTTCAAGAGTGCATCAAACTGCAAAAGAAGGATGCGTGAAGTTTAAAATAATTATCTTGATTTCATATAGGCAAATAAGGAGAAATAAAACCATGGTCTGAATTTATTTTGCTGCAGAGGTTTCAAGTGCTTTAACTATACAATTTGAAAATTGCTGTTCATTTTTTATGAAGGAGAATAAGGAGATACCCTGGTCTTCATTATTGTCTTCTCTAGTCATACGATCAAAGCACGAGAAGATGCCATGCTTTCATTAGACATTCTTAAAATTCTTGAAGAGCtcttttcagatattttaaaAGAAGGCTCTCTGTAAAAGATGTGTTGCGCTACAAAATCGTCCAAAAATCAAGGTGTGATCTTATAAAAACTCGTACTTTCATCACCCCatctacacaaataataataataataaaaaaaatgatcAAAGCTCATGCAATAATCATCCTAAAACTTTAATATACATCCGTGGAATCCTCCTGTAGTCTTGTTCAAAAATCTAAATTTCTTCCCATTCACCTTTTCGTAGCTTTACTCCAAGCGATGCATGTTGAAGGGATTTTGCTTCTGGGTTTTTACCCGAAATAAATGTTTATGTTGTTACCAGCCTGAGGCCCTAAGAAGTAAGAAGTAAGGATAGGGGTGTGGGGATGCGGGGTGTAGTGAAGAAAAAACCATAAAATGAACTGCAAGTACAGATGAAGTGTAAAAAGAGATAAAACAAGATAAAACTTCTGGCATTCaggatagaaaacatgcatgctAACCAACTGGGCTACAGAAACAATACATATATGATACTTGCAAACTGATGATATAGGGAAATTTAGAGGGGACCAAGGACCCCTCTGGACCCCAGCTCCGCCTCTAAGTGCGAAAATACATGAATCGGTAAAAAAAATATGGGGATTCAGGTGCGGGGATAGGGTACATATACTGATATTATTACAATATAGTTGCTACTATGAATAATGAAATTTATTAACAAAATTAGTATATTTTATGCAAATTAGATTAAACACATGATATAAGCATCTAAAACACAAGAatttaaaccaaaatcactttTATTGATACAAATATAAAAAAAGATGAATTTTAATTGAGATTTTTGAGCATCCAAGTATCCTCAAAAATTCGAGTATCCTATACGGGGTGCGTGGAATCTATGTATATAATAGTTTCTACTGCCCCTTTTGAATAGTAACTTCAACCTCATTTTAGCATTGTATCTATCAAGTTGTAAAAAATTACCACATATGCCACCATGTCAGCTGGTACAACACATTTTCTACTTAAAACTTTCAAAAGAAGCTATgttttcaaatttcaaatatggGAACATTCCCTCAAATAAATGTATCAAAGTAATTATATACAAAGTTCACTGATTCTGATCTATATACAAAATTTTATAGTTCATAATTAACTTGGTGAACTGCAAGAAATAGAGAGGAGTTTTGTACTGCCAAATCTTTGATCTGTTTTTCTCTTAAATGTGCATATACGCGGGAATAGGCTTATTTCTAGGCTGAAAACAGCTCTAGAAATTCTGGATTCAGGATCAATCTTTGTTTATGTTCATAACCCTCTATTTACATTTGTTACATATTATATACTACATATACTACTTATATATTTGTATTTGTTGCGGGTTATCTATTGCTGAGAAAGTGTTCGATGATATGCCTGAAAGAAAAAGTTACTAAATTTTCACTTTGTAGTTATATTTTTGATTTAGTTATTATTATTGGTTTGCTTTTGGGATATATATGTATAAGTTTCTTTCCGTATTATCTAAATTATTTCCACAGGTACACTTGGGAGATATACTCAAGGAGGCTTCTGTCTTTAGCTGGGGTTTATGGGTTCTGAAAACATATATCAAAGCTTGACAGGTATGCTTCTGATTCAATTAGTTTATAATTGTTTattatattcacttttaattttaattttgttgATTGTTAGATTTAAATTATTATTTGGGTTTGGTTTTATGAATAATTTAGTGTTTGATACTATAATTGTTTGTGTAGTTAGCTACGAGATTTTGGAAATTACTTTTGTGCTGAATGTATATCGAAATCATTTCGATTTGTAGCTGATAGTGTGTATGAATAACACTAACAATGTAGGTGTTTGAATGGTGAAGAAAGCTTAAATTCCCACTAACAATTCAGCATTGATCGCAATGATTGTGGATTAGGTAATTGTTTTCTTATTATTAATTTGCTACTATTTGTTTGTTTGGTATGTTTAGGTCTGAGAAATATTGATAGAGCAGTCAGTTTAAGTTGTTTTGTGCTACCTGATTATGGGTTTGGGAATTAGATTTCAATATTTAATCTTGCATTTGATGTTCGCTTATACAACACATTTTCTACTTAAAACTTCAAAAGAAGCTATgttttcaaatttcaaatatggTGGGTGCGCTTACATACAGCTTAACAAGTTTTAATGATTAATTTGCTCGAACCACAGTGttgatattttttatttttcccCTTCCTTTACAAATCTAATGTATTGAAATTAAAGTGTTAGATTCTACTGTATTAGTGGTTGACTAATTAGATTATTAAAACGTTGTTTGTGAATGTCTGCGTACTGCAGGTGGGCTTCAAATTCAGCTGAGTGGTATAGCTCAGTACAAACTTCTTTTTGGAATAACTATTGGATACACTATTAATACTGCTACCAGCATGGTGTAAGCTTTATataatcttttctttttctttttttagcTCAGCTCATTAACAACCATCGATCACATTGCCTCAAATGATTTAAAAGCTTTGTACATAACCAAATTATAACTCTACTTAAAACATTGGTACATATTGATATACTAGAAACCACATGTTCATAGTTTATAACGAGCAAACTCGACTAGACAGATCCTTGAGCTAGCATCAGTTTTTCTTCAGTTAGCTCCAGTTCATATTTGATTTAGTGATTGTGCATGACTTTTTTAAATATGTCAAATACATGACAGGGCCACTAAGTGCGTCTCTAAGGAGGTTTGCCATACATCCGAAAATTGGTTCATGGTTATTTACGGGGTTATACAAATTGTTCTCAGTCAAATACCAAACTTTCACAACCTAGCATTTCTCTCCCTAATCATTGATGTTATGTCTTTCGCTTACTCTTTTATATGCATTGCTCTCTCATTGACCAAGATCATCCAAGGTAATCAAGTTTATTTTAATGTTTTCGAACAATTGAATTCAAGTATTGAAAGTttgttaattattattcttaCTTATAAAAGCACTTAAGCAAGTTGCAAAGATTGATTTCAAAATGATGGATTTATTCTTATAAAATGTCTTGACgttatatatacctatatatgaatcaataatttaatcatttatacaaATATGCAGGAAATGGACACATCGTAAGAAGTCTAACTGGAATACATGTTGGCTGGAAAGGCCTAACAAGCGAAGATAAAGTGTGGCAAATTCTATCAGGCATGGGAGATATTGCTTTTGTATTTGCTTTCTTTCCTCTTCTAACCAATATCCAAGTAATGAACAAGCCCTTTCGTATGATTAATTTGTTTTATTCTTTATCATTAAGGATTTATAACAATCTTTTTTCTGCTTTTTCAAATTTAGGACACGCTAAAGTCAATTCCACCTGAGAACAGAGTCATGAAGAAAGCTACTTCACTTGCGATCTTTGTAACAACTTTTTTCTACATGTTGTGTGGTCTGGTTGGTTATGCTGCATTTGGAAATGATGCACCGGGAAATTTGTTAAGTGGATTCAGTTCTTTCAGACCATTCTGGATTGTGGATTTTGCTAATATTTGCTAGATTCAAATTGTTATTTGGGTTTAGTTTTATGAATAATTTAATGTTTGATACTATAACTGTTTGTGTGGTTAGCTACGAGATTTCGGAAATTACTTTTGTGCTGAATGTATATCGAAATCTTTTCGATTTGTAGCTGATAGTGTGTATGATTAGCACTCTGACTGACTCATATTGGTACCTCAGCTGTGTTTTTGTATATGTTTTTGTATATGCAGGTGTTTGAATGGTGAATAAAGCTTAAATTCCCACTAACAATTCAACATTGATCGCGATGATTGCGGATGAGGTAATTGTTTTCTTATTACTAATTTGCTACTATTTGTTTTTTTGGTATGTTAAGGTCTGAGAAATATTGATTGAGCAGTCAGTTTAAGTTGTTTTGTGCCGTCTGATTATGGGTTTGGGAATTAGATTTCAATATTTAGGGGGGTGTATTCAATTGGGATTTTGAAGGATTTTTatggattttaaaaattatggggtattcaatttagattttaaataatcctttaaaatctgaaggtattcaacaaggattggaaaaagtcttttaaaatcttagtgtattcaatttggattttaaaaaatcattCAAAATTTGGTGGTATTCAATTGGGATTTTAAAAAGTCCATCgaaatctgatggtattcaaaagttcatggattttcttttatttaaaaaatttgtggattttgatggatttgctagtacatttttactatcttgaaatctcttcaaaatatatgagattttgatggatttctAAAAAACTCCACAAAATCCACAAGACTCTACAAGATTTTGGATCAACTCTATCAAAATCTACGAAGAATTAAAATCAACGAAAATCAAggaaaatcttttaaaatctaTAGATTATTAAcaatcctttaaaatctgaaatgaatACACCCCCTTTAATCTTGCATCTGATGTTGGCTTATATAACACATTTTCCACTTAAAACTTCCAAAAGAAGTTGTgttttcaaatttcaaatatggGAACATTCCCCCAAATAAATGTATCAAATTTCACTGATTCTGATCTATATGCTCTTCTTCTATCTATTCAaatttcaaatcttttatttattttaacttCCGAGTAAAATgctttcttttttatttttagtCTAACACCTTTTTCTTCTTTTGCAGATTTGGGTTGTAATTTGTAAATATATTTCGATATAAGAAAGGTACATGATTtttatattcataatttttagataCTCTGTTCTTTAATCTACCAAAGTAATTTTATAATCTCTTCTTATATGATTGTAGATACATGTATCGATAATTTTTATTGATAGCAAATGAATCAAGTAATCTATTATTCTTATTTTGATTTGTTCTGATTCTATATCTTCTCAAAAGTATGAGAAATTCTTTTTCAAGTTTTGATAATTTAAATTTTGCACACTAACTGTTTGACTAGAGTTTGTTATTGAAGGTCCCAAACTAGAACACCAAAATATCTTATAGAAAAGGCATAAAGTGATGTTGAAAAGTATTTGTATGGATACCAGGGAAGGAGTAGAAAGATAAGAAAAGGTTTTTGTATGGAGATTCGATGGCTCCGATGTGCAAGGTTGGTATTGTGTTACATTTTCTTATTACCGTAGTGTAACGATACACTCATTTTACAGTTTACGCTTTCAATTTCTGATTAACAATGACATGGGCAATTAACACTAAGAACATTTTTTTATCAGATATCTGAAAAGGTGAAGCCACATCCAGTAGTAGTTAGCGTGTTAACCACTTTAGCAGATCTTATACACAAGTGGAAAATATTTCCCACAAAGGATGTTATTGAAGCTGCTTTCAAGGACCCTGTTAAGCAAGAAGAGATTAAATTTTATAGTTGATAATTAACTTGGTGAACTGCAAGAAATAAAGTAGATACCTCCTTCAAAATTAGGCAGCTATTCTATAGCATTATATCTCTATTAGTTAAAGTGAAAGCATTTGTCAGTATTAAATTTAGAAAATGTGCCACTAAAGATTTAAATTGATCTTAATATTTCATAGGTTCTGGCTCACGTCACTATTTTCCAATTAGTGTTTCTTACCTCTTCTACTTAATATTTTCTTTGGTTTAAATTACATTTTAATTAAAAAACAATGGGGTAcataatttttgggatttttgtAGTTGTCTAAAGCCTGACCACATTAAACGGAGGTCCTGGACATTTGTACGGACGCTGAAGCATGAGATTGAAGTGATGACCATTTGCCCAGTTTGTAGAGATATTCAT
This window contains:
- the LOC141673095 gene encoding B3 domain-containing transcription factor VRN1-like, whose amino-acid sequence is MITSGSSNMPGTSLCFFKIILKDVGSHTELMIPEKVLRVLGEDLKDSVSLNAPSGSQWLVNLKRHEGKVWLQNGWPEFANFYSIGFGYLLVFEYKGDAKFQVLIFHPSSLEIDYPLAASDRPSTSENERVIDSSSSGDVFRPYNSTEASTKLRQEKAKDQVNKDRALSLEKSFKSKNPFFVHLMKESHIVGGGWPNVYIPKNFKEAHNNWKDKDQVILQVEGESWVVYCNLNQQCNQCRISRGWTIFARDNSLGVGDVCLFELINRSKKLFQVFIYRAAKGPEFENLPRVRSKADKARVLESVNAFEPEQPHFSVEVKNSYLYGGSITVPVQFVHKHITKDNCDVILQLPDGRVWSVKCYIKEKCAKFSAGWKNFSKENNLAAGDFCGFELVNQRLLKVVIFRLKS
- the LOC141670421 gene encoding amino acid permease 6-like, translating into MVATKCVSKEVCHTSENWFMVIYGVIQIVLSQIPNFHNLAFLSLIIDVMSFAYSFICIALSLTKIIQGNGHIVRSLTGIHVGWKGLTSEDKVWQILSGMGDIAFVFAFFPLLTNIQDTLKSIPPENRVMKKATSLAIFVTTFFYMLCGLVGYAAFGNDAPGNLCLNGE